ATATCCACAAGCGTAACACGCCGCATGAACTCCTTGAGGCCAATTACGTAAGCCACGGAAGTGTCCTGGAAAATGATCACGCATTGGGTGACAATCGGCGGAAGCATATTTTTCAGGGCCTGGGGCAGCACGACGTAGCGCATCACCTGTAAATAATTCAACCCACTGGCGTAACCGGCTTCAACCTGACCCTTTGGGACGGACTGGATGCCGCCTCTGACAATCTCGGCGAAATAGGCGCCCTCAAACACGATAAACGCGATGAGAACGGAAAGAAACCCGCCAATCGGCCTGCCGGTGATGATGGGCACCAGAAAATAGAACCAGAAGACAACCAGAACAATGGGAAGGCTTCGAAAGAGATTGACATAAAGGGTGCAAGGAACAAAGATCCAGCGTCTCGGCGATAAACGCCCCAGACCGATCGTCACCCCCACGAGAAATCCGCCCGTCATACCGAGAAACGCCAGGACGGCGGTAAGCTTCAGGCCGCCCAGTAGAAATTGATAATTTCGGCTGATCACCATCCAGTCCATATCAGGTCAGCGCTCTCTTTCGATGAGGCCCGGAATGCGAATCTGGTTTTCGATCCAACGCATCAACAGTACAATGCATGTAGTCAGCATAATATATACCAGAGAAGCCGCCGTTATTGTCTCCAGGCCGTGGTAGGTCAACGAATCGATATGATAGGCTGCGCCGGCGGTTTCCATGACGCCGATGGTCATCGCCAACGCCGAGTTTTTAAAGCAGGTGAGAAACTCGGCGGTCAGCGGTGGAATCATGATCCGCAACGCGTACGGCAAAAACACGTTCCGATATGCCTGAACCGTGCTCAGGCCCGTCGCAATTGCCGCCTCACGATATCCCTTGGGCAGCGCGAGAAGCCCGGCGCGGATCTGTTCCGCCACCCGGGATGCCGTGTATAAACCAAGCCCGATGACGCTTGCCCAATAGGGCAGGTTGTCAAGGTCCCGGTTCAGCCATTCCTGAACGTTCTCCGTGAAAAGTAGCGGCACGGCAAAGTACCAGATGAAAAGATGAAGCAATAAGGGAATGTTGCGGAATATCTGAACATAGAAGAACCCCACGGTCCTGGCGGGGCGGCTTGGGACAACCCGAAGCACGCCGATCAGAACGCCGACCAGCAAGGCGATTGTCCAGGCCAGAAGGGACAAATGGATGGTGGTAAAGATGCCGTTGGCGAGCATCGACCCGTAAGGCTCGCGCCACAAGACGCTACAGTCGATCTCGTAACTCGACATGGCAAATTCCCTTGTCGCAGGTGCCATTTGACAGGCCGGCACAAAAAGGAGCGACGGCGCCTTTGGCCCATCGCTCCGCATTCAAATCCCTTGGCAGACGTTTATTCCGGAAAACAAATGGTCCGTAAATATGCCTGGTAATCTTCCGACATGGGCATGGGGACTTCGCCGCTCGCCCCCATCCACTTGTCGTAGAGCGCATGAAATTCGCCGCTCTTGATCAAATGGATGAGAAAAGCGTTGACGAAATCCCGCCACTTCGAATCGTTTTGGGGAAGGATGAAGCCGTATGGCTCATAGGAAAGGAACCGCCCCCCGATTTCCCAGGCT
This window of the uncultured Desulfosarcina sp. genome carries:
- a CDS encoding amino acid ABC transporter permease, with product MDWMVISRNYQFLLGGLKLTAVLAFLGMTGGFLVGVTIGLGRLSPRRWIFVPCTLYVNLFRSLPIVLVVFWFYFLVPIITGRPIGGFLSVLIAFIVFEGAYFAEIVRGGIQSVPKGQVEAGYASGLNYLQVMRYVVLPQALKNMLPPIVTQCVIIFQDTSVAYVIGLKEFMRRVTLVDMREFRSVELYTFAAVVYLLLCSAGVAMSRWLEKKTAAV
- a CDS encoding amino acid ABC transporter permease, with product MSSYEIDCSVLWREPYGSMLANGIFTTIHLSLLAWTIALLVGVLIGVLRVVPSRPARTVGFFYVQIFRNIPLLLHLFIWYFAVPLLFTENVQEWLNRDLDNLPYWASVIGLGLYTASRVAEQIRAGLLALPKGYREAAIATGLSTVQAYRNVFLPYALRIMIPPLTAEFLTCFKNSALAMTIGVMETAGAAYHIDSLTYHGLETITAASLVYIMLTTCIVLLMRWIENQIRIPGLIERER